A stretch of the Nicotiana tabacum cultivar K326 chromosome 6, ASM71507v2, whole genome shotgun sequence genome encodes the following:
- the LOC107785797 gene encoding uncharacterized protein LOC107785797, with protein MATVSPKLATGILHIPSHPHPHPHHRKPPSLFPTATNNFSSFTANSSSSSIRSSNAKVNRLTCKATEVSVAEGSSASGGGDNGKFNWVPVVPLSALPKGERRVIIQDGETILLLWYKDDVFAIENRSPAEGAYSEGLLNAKLTQDGCIVCPTTDSTFYLQNGAIKEWYPNNPVLRVLTPALRNLFVYPVKTDDENIYISMRGGGKVDASAEIVFSGKAQPGVTASDVNVDEVRMVIDEGQEAFGFTGRNELINGKAAVIGFLLLLDFELLTGKGLLKGTGFLDFIYSVSDAFK; from the exons ATGGCCACCGTATCCCCCAAGTTAGCCACCGGCATTCTCCACATCCCAtctcacccccacccccacccccaccaccGCAAACCACCTTCCCTCTTCCCTACAGCCACCAATAACTTCAGTTCATTCACAGCCaacagtagtagtagcagcatTAGAAGTAGCAATGCTAAGGTGAACAGGCTAACATGCAAGGCTACAGAGGTTTCAGTGGCGGAGGGGTCGTCGGCGTCGGGCGGAGGGGATAATGGGAAGTTCAATTGGGTGCCAGTGGTTCCGCTGTCAGCACTGCCGAAAGGAGAGAGACGTGTAATTATACAAGATGGTGAAACTATACTGTTGCTTTGGTATAAAGATGATGTTTTTGCTATTGAGAATCGTTCCCCTGCTGAAGGTGCTTATAGTGAAGGCCTCCTTAATGCCAAGCTCACTCAG GATGGATGTATCGTGTGTCCAACAACAGATAGCACATTTTATCTGCAAAATGGAGCCATCAAAGAATGGTACCCCAATAATCCTGTGTTGAGAGTCCTTACTCCTGCCTTGAGAAATTTGTTTGTTTATCCTGTTAAAACGGACGATGAGAATATCTATATTAGCATGAGAGGAGGCGGAAAGGTTGACGCATCTGCAGAGATTGTTTTCAGCGGAAAGGCTCAACCTGGTGTCACAGCATCTGACGTCAATGTAGACGAG GTAAGAATGGTTATCGACGAAGGTCAAGAGGCCTTTGGATTCACTGGAAGGAATGAGCTGATAAATGGAAAAGCAGCAGTAATTGGTTTCCTATTGCTGTTGGATTTTGAACTCTTGACCGGTAAAGGTCTTCTCAAAGGAACAGGGTTCTTGGACTTCATTTACTCAGTTTCAGATGCTTTCAAATGA